The following proteins come from a genomic window of Triticum aestivum cultivar Chinese Spring chromosome 6A, IWGSC CS RefSeq v2.1, whole genome shotgun sequence:
- the LOC123131864 gene encoding serine/threonine-protein kinase Nek3 isoform X2, which yields MDQYEVLEQIGKGSFGSALLVRHKVEKKRYVLKKIRLARQTARCRRSAHQEMELIAKVRSPYIVEYRDSWVEKGCYVCIVIGYCEGGDMLEAIKKANGSHFPEEKLCVWLVQLLMALDYLHASHILHRDVKCSNIFLTKDQNIRLGDFGLAKVLTSDDLASSVVGTPSYMCPELLADIPYGSKSDIWSLGCCIYEMTALKHAFKAFDMQTLINKINKSVVAPLPTIYSGAFRGLIKSMLRRNPDHRPSAADLLNHPHLQPYVLEIQSKSSPARNMFTAILPNRHEKNKTASSDDEDTCKPQYVKSHSFKAQRIVELDNATANHGPPQSTRTAKDCSEPLHQQMGQLPVQVTNEVVKEAMDDKHSKERGSPARTPRRASSTPRRRLEPAKTFHARTAHKEEPPPSGSSVDQTIQATRRASLSPHMFKAAEKRRVVNILTKLKSPDVSVNAPRIDRIAEFPLASSEDPLYPIMKLMPPSITDKSITKDKCTFQVLRGGSESHTNTRDPNLLSIDNNQVGSSSDWRQKRFDTTSYRQRAEALEGLLEFSAQLLQQERLQELGILLKPFGPGKASPRETAIWLSKSFKETGL from the exons atggatcagtACGAGGTGCTGGAGCAGATTGGGAAGGGCTCCTTTGGCTCTGCGCTCCTGGTCAGGCACAAGGTTGAGAAGAAGAG GTATGTCCTGAAGAAGATCCGGCTCGCCCGCCAGACCGCCAGGTGCCGTCGATCCGCGCACCAAGAG ATGGAGCTCATTGCGAAAGTAAGGAGCCCGTACATTGTGGAGTACAGAGATTCTTGGGTGGAGAAG GGCTGCTATGTGTGCATCGTGATCGGTTACTGCGAGGGAGGGGACAT GCTAGAGGCCATTAAGAAGGCTAACGGCAGCCATTTCCCGGAGGAG AAACTCTGTGTGTGGCTTGTGCAGCTCCTGATGGCGCTTGATTACCTGCATGCCAGTCATATCCTTCATCGAGATGTGAAG TGTTCAAATATATTTCTTACAAAGGACCAAAATATACGGCTCG GTGATTTTGGGCTGGCTAAAGTATTGACTTCTGATGATTTAGCTTCATCG GTTGTAGGAACTCCCAGTTACATGTGCCCTGAGCTTCTTGCTGATATTCCATACGGCTCCAAGTCCGACATATGGTCGCTAG GATGCTGCATCTATGAGATGACTGCGCTGAAGCATGCATTCAAAGCATTT GATATGCAGACACTGATAAACAAGATTAACAAGTCTGTCGTCGCTCCTCTACCGACTATATATTCGGGTGCATT TAGGGGCCTCATCAAAAGCATGCTGCGCAGAAATCCGGATCACAGACCAAGT GCTGCGGATCTGCTAAACCACCCGCATCTTCAGCCCTATGTGTTGGAAATCCAATCGAAATCAAGTCCGGCTCGCAATATGTTCACAGCTATACTTCCTAACAGACATGAAAAAAACAAGACTGCATCTTCTGATGATGAAGACACTTGCAAACCCCAATATGTTAAGAGTCATTCATTTAAAGCACAGAGAATTGTGGAACTTGACAATGCCACTGCTAACCATGGCCCTCCTCAGTCTACCAGAACAGCAAAAGATTGTTCAGAACCGCTTCATCAACAGATGGGTCAGTTACCAGTCCAGGTCACCAACGAAGTTGTCAAAGAAGCGATGGATGATAAACATTCAAAAGAAAGAGGATCACCAGCACGTACCCCTCGAAGGGCGTCCTCTACTCCTAGGAGACGGCTAGAACCTGCAAAAACATTTCATGCTAGAACAGCTCACAAAGAGGAG CCTCCCCCATCAGGATCTTCAGTGGATCAGACAATACAAGCTACACGGCGAGCATCACTTTCCCCACACATGTTCAAAGCAGCTGAGAAGAGGCGAGTCGTCAACATTCTCACCAAATTGAAGTCTCCTGATGTTTCAGTTAATGCACCTCGAATCGACAGAATTGCTGAATTCCCACTGGCATCCTCTGAAGATCCATTGTATCCCATCATGAAGCTCATGCCACCATCTATCACTGACAAATCGATTACCAAGGACAAATGCACTTTCCAAGTGCTCCGGGGGGGCAGCGAAAGCCACACCAACACTCGTGATCCGAACCTGCTCAGTATCGACAATAATCAAGTCGGAAGTTCGTCCGATTGGAGGCAGAAGAGGTTTGACACGACGTCCTACCGGCAGCGAGCTGAGGCTCTAGAGGGCTTGCTTGAGTTCAGTGCCCAGTTGCTCCAACAAGAGAGACTTCAGGAGCTGGGGATCTTGCTAAAGCCTTTTGGGCCTGGGAAGGCGTCTCCAAGAGAGacagccatatggttgtcaaagAGCTTCAAAGAAACGGGATTATAA
- the LOC123131864 gene encoding serine/threonine-protein kinase Nek3 isoform X1, protein MDQYEVLEQIGKGSFGSALLVRHKVEKKRYVLKKIRLARQTARCRRSAHQEMELIAKVRSPYIVEYRDSWVEKGCYVCIVIGYCEGGDMLEAIKKANGSHFPEEKLCVWLVQLLMALDYLHASHILHRDVKCSNIFLTKDQNIRLGDFGLAKVLTSDDLASSVVGTPSYMCPELLADIPYGSKSDIWSLGKYSYLIFSRMSCSEYRIFLLAKHLQLSGCCIYEMTALKHAFKAFDMQTLINKINKSVVAPLPTIYSGAFRGLIKSMLRRNPDHRPSAADLLNHPHLQPYVLEIQSKSSPARNMFTAILPNRHEKNKTASSDDEDTCKPQYVKSHSFKAQRIVELDNATANHGPPQSTRTAKDCSEPLHQQMGQLPVQVTNEVVKEAMDDKHSKERGSPARTPRRASSTPRRRLEPAKTFHARTAHKEEPPPSGSSVDQTIQATRRASLSPHMFKAAEKRRVVNILTKLKSPDVSVNAPRIDRIAEFPLASSEDPLYPIMKLMPPSITDKSITKDKCTFQVLRGGSESHTNTRDPNLLSIDNNQVGSSSDWRQKRFDTTSYRQRAEALEGLLEFSAQLLQQERLQELGILLKPFGPGKASPRETAIWLSKSFKETGL, encoded by the exons atggatcagtACGAGGTGCTGGAGCAGATTGGGAAGGGCTCCTTTGGCTCTGCGCTCCTGGTCAGGCACAAGGTTGAGAAGAAGAG GTATGTCCTGAAGAAGATCCGGCTCGCCCGCCAGACCGCCAGGTGCCGTCGATCCGCGCACCAAGAG ATGGAGCTCATTGCGAAAGTAAGGAGCCCGTACATTGTGGAGTACAGAGATTCTTGGGTGGAGAAG GGCTGCTATGTGTGCATCGTGATCGGTTACTGCGAGGGAGGGGACAT GCTAGAGGCCATTAAGAAGGCTAACGGCAGCCATTTCCCGGAGGAG AAACTCTGTGTGTGGCTTGTGCAGCTCCTGATGGCGCTTGATTACCTGCATGCCAGTCATATCCTTCATCGAGATGTGAAG TGTTCAAATATATTTCTTACAAAGGACCAAAATATACGGCTCG GTGATTTTGGGCTGGCTAAAGTATTGACTTCTGATGATTTAGCTTCATCG GTTGTAGGAACTCCCAGTTACATGTGCCCTGAGCTTCTTGCTGATATTCCATACGGCTCCAAGTCCGACATATGGTCGCTAGGCAAGTACTCCTATCTAATATTCAGTCGCATGTCTTGCTCTGAATATCGCATTTTCCTCTTGGCTAAACATCTGCAGCTTTCAGGATGCTGCATCTATGAGATGACTGCGCTGAAGCATGCATTCAAAGCATTT GATATGCAGACACTGATAAACAAGATTAACAAGTCTGTCGTCGCTCCTCTACCGACTATATATTCGGGTGCATT TAGGGGCCTCATCAAAAGCATGCTGCGCAGAAATCCGGATCACAGACCAAGT GCTGCGGATCTGCTAAACCACCCGCATCTTCAGCCCTATGTGTTGGAAATCCAATCGAAATCAAGTCCGGCTCGCAATATGTTCACAGCTATACTTCCTAACAGACATGAAAAAAACAAGACTGCATCTTCTGATGATGAAGACACTTGCAAACCCCAATATGTTAAGAGTCATTCATTTAAAGCACAGAGAATTGTGGAACTTGACAATGCCACTGCTAACCATGGCCCTCCTCAGTCTACCAGAACAGCAAAAGATTGTTCAGAACCGCTTCATCAACAGATGGGTCAGTTACCAGTCCAGGTCACCAACGAAGTTGTCAAAGAAGCGATGGATGATAAACATTCAAAAGAAAGAGGATCACCAGCACGTACCCCTCGAAGGGCGTCCTCTACTCCTAGGAGACGGCTAGAACCTGCAAAAACATTTCATGCTAGAACAGCTCACAAAGAGGAG CCTCCCCCATCAGGATCTTCAGTGGATCAGACAATACAAGCTACACGGCGAGCATCACTTTCCCCACACATGTTCAAAGCAGCTGAGAAGAGGCGAGTCGTCAACATTCTCACCAAATTGAAGTCTCCTGATGTTTCAGTTAATGCACCTCGAATCGACAGAATTGCTGAATTCCCACTGGCATCCTCTGAAGATCCATTGTATCCCATCATGAAGCTCATGCCACCATCTATCACTGACAAATCGATTACCAAGGACAAATGCACTTTCCAAGTGCTCCGGGGGGGCAGCGAAAGCCACACCAACACTCGTGATCCGAACCTGCTCAGTATCGACAATAATCAAGTCGGAAGTTCGTCCGATTGGAGGCAGAAGAGGTTTGACACGACGTCCTACCGGCAGCGAGCTGAGGCTCTAGAGGGCTTGCTTGAGTTCAGTGCCCAGTTGCTCCAACAAGAGAGACTTCAGGAGCTGGGGATCTTGCTAAAGCCTTTTGGGCCTGGGAAGGCGTCTCCAAGAGAGacagccatatggttgtcaaagAGCTTCAAAGAAACGGGATTATAA